One window of Uloborus diversus isolate 005 chromosome 3, Udiv.v.3.1, whole genome shotgun sequence genomic DNA carries:
- the LOC129218350 gene encoding neurensin-1-like — MSLKTGKTNTGGNKKNVEKKEGKRKTALSQGNKGEKKIKKKMRFEFKSNLSSGVPDKNARCDGKPDTRRGETGVKSEMSEKSQMLSKDESCPEFFGVRSYLHNFYESVSIRNPQLYEDIYDDEMIYLNNTRKYARKDAVICWKFNMGLGAFALGLGVILILVGYLTPLHEGIKSHQEDYVIVDRDAAKFNYYIKVCRMMGLISFCGGGCIFSIALLVSFFFNMNYTEEEEDDPLEPLCVTLDTEDVPQTPTDKKIPATEELTSVQPKREVEEVVMTNSGLCKPPAQKGNSGN, encoded by the coding sequence AATGTGGAGAAGAAAGAAGGGAAGAGGAAAACTGCATTGAGTCAGGGAAACAAAGGCGAGaagaaaatcaagaaaaagaTGAGATTTGAATTCAAATCGAATCTGAGTTCTGGAGTTCCTGACAAAAATGCTAGATGTGATGGTAAACCCGATACCAGACGTGGGGAAACAGGAGTGAAATCCGAAATGTCAGAAAAAAGCCAAATGCTCTCCAAAGATGAATCTTGCCCGGAATTTTTCGGAGTTAGATCATATCTGCACAATTTCTACGAATCGGTCTCAATCCGTAACCCTCAGCTATATGAAGATATATATGATGATGAGATGATTTATTTAAACAACACGCGGAAATATGCCAGGAAGGATGCCGTCATCTGTTGGAAATTCAACATGGGGCTGGGTGCTTTTGCCCTTGGCCTTGGAGTTATCCTAATCTTGGTAGGTTACCTTACTCCACTTCATGAGGGAATCAAAAGTCACCAGGAAGACTACGTGATTGTTGACAGAGATGCAGCAAAATTCAACTACTACATCAAAGTCTGCCGCATGATGGGTTTGATTTCTTTTTGCGGGGGTGGTTGTATTTTCAGCATCGCTTTATTAGtaagtttctttttcaatatgAACTACACCGAAGAAGAGGAAGATGACCCTTTAGAACCACTTTGCGTTACCCTCGACACTGAAGATGTACCCCAAACACCCACTGATAAGAAGATACCGGCCACCGAAGAATTAACTAGCGTCCAACCGAAACGAGAAGTTGAGGAAGTTGTGATGACTAATTCAGGACTGTGCAAACCACCAGCCCAGAAAGGTAATTCAGGCAATTGA